The Bartonella birtlesii IBS 325 genome has a window encoding:
- the ruvB gene encoding Holliday junction branch migration DNA helicase RuvB — protein sequence MHKDEDQRLLGAIPLPNDPDRSLRPQVLDDFIGQEAARANLKIFIEAAKARQEALDHVLFVGPPGLGKTTLSQIMAKELGVNFRSTSGPVIAKAGDLAALLTNLEERDVLFIDEIHRLNPAIEEILYPAMEDYQLDLIIGEGPAARSVKIDLAKFTLVAATTRLGLLTTPLRDRFGIPIRLNFYTIEELEYIVQRNARLFAVQISDDGAHEIARRARGTPRIAGRLLRRVCDFALVRRAEKIDRKVADEALSRLEVDHLGLDPLDRRYLLSIAETFLGGPVGIETIAAALSEPRDALEDIVEPYLLQQGFIQRTARGRMLTEKAWSHLGLVAPPSQVPPQRRTQLLDTKDNSTFQATLWDEED from the coding sequence TATTCCCCTTCCTAACGATCCAGATCGTTCTTTGAGACCACAAGTGCTCGATGACTTTATTGGGCAAGAAGCTGCACGGGCAAATTTAAAAATATTTATTGAAGCAGCCAAAGCACGCCAAGAAGCACTTGATCATGTTTTGTTTGTTGGACCACCAGGGCTTGGCAAAACAACGCTCTCACAAATTATGGCCAAAGAATTAGGGGTTAATTTTCGCTCTACCTCAGGGCCAGTTATTGCTAAAGCAGGAGATTTAGCTGCTCTCTTGACCAATCTTGAAGAACGTGATGTGCTTTTTATTGATGAAATTCACCGCTTAAATCCGGCAATTGAAGAAATTCTTTATCCAGCTATGGAGGATTATCAACTGGATCTCATTATTGGTGAGGGACCTGCCGCGCGCTCGGTGAAAATTGATCTTGCTAAATTTACTTTGGTAGCTGCAACCACACGTTTGGGGCTGTTGACTACACCATTGCGGGACCGTTTTGGTATTCCAATCCGCCTTAATTTTTATACCATAGAGGAATTGGAATATATCGTTCAACGCAATGCGCGGCTTTTTGCCGTACAGATTAGTGATGATGGTGCCCATGAAATTGCACGCCGTGCACGCGGGACTCCACGAATTGCCGGACGGCTTTTACGGCGGGTTTGCGATTTTGCACTGGTGAGACGGGCAGAAAAAATTGACCGCAAAGTTGCCGATGAAGCACTTTCGCGCCTTGAAGTGGACCATCTTGGGCTTGATCCACTTGATCGTCGCTATTTGCTATCGATTGCCGAAACTTTTTTAGGGGGGCCGGTGGGTATTGAAACTATCGCTGCTGCTCTCTCAGAGCCACGTGATGCTCTTGAAGATATTGTTGAACCCTATCTTCTCCAGCAAGGCTTTATTCAACGCACTGCCCGTGGGCGAATGCTGACAGAAAAAGCTTGGAGCCACCTAGGACTTGTTGCTCCTCCCTCTCAGGTTCCACCACAAAGGCGCACACAATTGCTCGATACAAAGGATAATTCAACATTTCAGGCAACTTTATGGGATGAAGAAGATTAA
- the ybgC gene encoding tol-pal system-associated acyl-CoA thioesterase: protein MIGTKSFKCNHTNGFHDFQVRVYVADTDFSGVVYHARYLEFFERGRSEFLRDTGFNNRMLASGVEGEKLFFVVRHMDINFSRPAQIDHLLTIRTRVNRIQGARFVMEQYILHEEKMLVTAKVEIAVINEKGKPRRLPKELFSTIML, encoded by the coding sequence ATGATAGGAACAAAATCTTTTAAATGTAATCATACAAATGGTTTTCATGATTTTCAGGTACGTGTTTATGTTGCTGATACAGATTTTTCTGGTGTGGTGTATCATGCGCGCTATCTGGAGTTTTTTGAACGTGGACGTTCAGAGTTTTTACGTGATACAGGTTTTAATAATAGAATGTTAGCTTCAGGTGTTGAGGGCGAAAAATTGTTTTTTGTTGTTCGTCATATGGATATCAATTTTTCACGACCAGCACAAATCGATCATCTTTTAACAATTAGAACACGCGTTAATCGTATCCAAGGAGCACGTTTTGTTATGGAACAATATATCCTCCATGAAGAGAAGATGTTGGTGACAGCAAAAGTTGAAATTGCTGTCATTAATGAAAAAGGAAAGCCACGCCGCTTACCCAAAGAGCTGTTTTCAACA